The proteins below are encoded in one region of Actinomycetes bacterium:
- a CDS encoding flavodoxin domain-containing protein has protein sequence MSVLVTYGSKRGGTEGLAEMVATDLREEGLQVDLVPPNKVKRLDQYEAVVVGGALYASRWHRAAKRFVKRHTGELRERPVFFFSSGPLDDSAPEKDIPPVEGVQALMERVGARGHVTFGGRLSPDAKGFPASAMAKNRAGDWRDPARVRDWVRSIAPIIRTEVPHTR, from the coding sequence ATGTCGGTTCTGGTGACCTACGGCTCGAAGCGCGGCGGGACCGAGGGGCTGGCAGAGATGGTGGCGACCGATCTGCGTGAGGAGGGCCTCCAGGTCGACCTGGTCCCGCCCAACAAGGTCAAGCGGCTCGATCAGTACGAGGCGGTGGTGGTCGGAGGTGCGCTCTACGCCTCCCGGTGGCACCGGGCTGCCAAGCGGTTCGTGAAGCGCCACACCGGTGAGCTCCGAGAACGCCCAGTCTTCTTCTTCTCATCCGGTCCACTGGACGACTCGGCACCTGAGAAGGACATTCCTCCTGTCGAGGGAGTCCAGGCGCTGATGGAGCGGGTGGGGGCACGGGGACACGTCACCTTTGGCGGTCGGCTATCGCCCGATGCCAAGGGCTTCCCGGCCAGTGCCATGGCGAAGAACAGGGCCGGAGACTGGCGGGACCCCGCTCGGGTCCGGGACTGGGTCCGGTCCATCGCCCCCATCATTCGGACCGAGGTGCCCCACACCCGCTGA